Proteins encoded within one genomic window of Rhododendron vialii isolate Sample 1 chromosome 1a, ASM3025357v1:
- the LOC131324929 gene encoding peroxisomal fatty acid beta-oxidation multifunctional protein AIM1, giving the protein MAGVGVTMEVGNDGVAVITISNPPVNALAIPIVDGLKEKFVEAASREDVKAIVLTGKGGKFSGGFDINVFEKVHKTGDISIMPDVSVDLVVNTIEDGKKPVVAAIEGLALGGGLELTMGCHARIAAPKAQLGLPELSLGVLPGFGGTQRLPRLLGLSKAVEMMLLSKPIMSEEGKKLGLIDALVSSEELLRVSRLWALDIAARRKPWIRSLHRTDKLGSLSESREILKVARQQAKQTAPNMPQHLACLDVIEEGIVHGGYNGVLKEARVFKELVLSDTSRGLVHVFFAQRATSKVPNVTDIGLKPRSVKRVAVIGGGLMGSGIATALILGNIYVVLKEVNSEYLLRGIKMVEGNVRGLVARKKLAQDKAEKALSMLKGVLDYSEFRNVDMVIEAVIEKVPLKQTIFSDIEKACPPHCILATNTSTIDLNVVGEKTSSQDRIVGAHFFSPAHVMPLLEIVRTEKTSAQVILDLMAVGKIIKKVPVVVGNCTAFAVNRTFFPYTQGSHLLLNLGVDVFRIDRLISRFGLPMGPFQLQDLAGYGVALAVGKELGAAFSDRSFRSPLVELLVKSGRNGKNNGKGYYLYEKGSKPKPDPSVLPIIEECRRVTNVMPGGKPISVSDNEIVEMILFPVVNEACRVMDEGVVVRASDLDIASVLGMSFPSYRGGIVFWGDTVGPNHIYTSLKKWSELYGSFYKPSRFLEERATKGIPLSAAASTSPGSRSRL; this is encoded by the exons ATGGCAGGAGTTGGAGTGACGATGGAGGTCGGAAACGACGGCGTTGCGGTCATCACCATCTCCAATCCCCCTGTCAACGCCTTGGCCATCCCGA TTGTCGATGGATTGAAAGAGAAGTTTGTGGAGGCCGCGAGTAGAGAGGACGTTAAAGCTATTGTCCTGACCG GCAAAGGTGGGAAGTTTTCTGGTGGTTTCGACATCAACgtttttgaaaaggttcacAAGACTG GAGATATTTCGATTATGCCGGATGTATCAGTTGATCTTGTGGTTAATACAATTGAAG ATGGAAAGAAGCCTGTGGTTGCTGCCATAGAAGGACTTGCACTTGGAGGTGGCTTAGAGTTGACAATG GGATGCCATGCACGCATAGCTGCACCAAAAGCTCAACTTGGCTTGCCAGAGCTGTCACTTGGTGTTTTGCCTGGGTTTGGAG GAACACAACGTCTTCCAAGGCTGCTTGGGTTGTCAAAGGCTGTTGAAATGATGCTG TTATCTAAACCAATTATGTCTGAAGAAGGCAAGAAGTTGGGTCTTATTGATGCCTTAGTGTCTTCTGAAGAGTTGTTGAGGGTATCTCGGCTGTGGGCTCTAGATATTGCAGCTAGACGCAAACCTTGGATCCGTTCCCTTCATAGGACAGACAAGCTTGGTTCTTTGTCTGAATCGCGTGAGATATTGAAAGTTGCGAGACAACAAGCCaaacaaaccgcaccaaatatgCCTCAGCACCTGGCATGCCTTGATGTAATTGAGGAAGGCATTGTACATGGAGGATATAATGGGGTTTTGAAG GAAGCTCGAGTTTTTAAAGAGTTAGTCCTATCTGATACTTCGAGGGGCCTTGTACATGTTTTTTTTGCCCAACGTGCAACATCCAAG GTGCCGAATGTTACTGATATCGGGCTCAAACCAAGGTCTGTAAAGAGAGTTGCTGTAATCGGCGGGGGTCTGATGGGCTCCGGCATAGCCACAGCTCTGATCCTCGGCAACATATATGTTGTCCTAAAGGAAGTTAATTCTGAATATCTACTGAGGGGAATAAAAATGGTAGAAG GAAACGTACGGGGCTTAGTGGCAAGAAAAAAGTTGGCACAGGACAAAGCAGAGAAAGCCCTCTCAATGCTCAAAGGTGTATTGGACTACTCAGAATTTAGAAATGTTGATATGGTCATAGAG GCTGTCATTGAAAAAGTTCCACTGAAACAAACTATCTTCAGTGATATTGAGAAGGCCTGCCCTCCCCATTGCATTTTGGCCACAAATACATCTACTATTGACCTCAATGTAGTAGGAGAAAAGACCAGCTCTCAAGACCGCATTGTTGGGGCACATTTTTTCAG TCCTGCACATGTGATGCCTCTTCTGGAGATTGTTAGGACAGAGAAGACTTCTGCACAAGTCATTCTTGATCTCATGGCTGTTGGGAAAATCATAAAGAAAGTTCCTGTTGTAGTGGGAAACTGCACTGCCTTTGCTGTCAATCGAACCTTCTTCCCCTACACACAAGGCTCTCATCTTTTGCTAAATCTAGGTGTGGATGTGTTTAGAATTGACAGGCTGATCAGCCGTTTCGGTTTACCTATGGGCCCATTCCA GCTCCAAGACTTAGCTGGATATGGTGTAGCTCTTGCTGTTGGCAAGGAATTAGGAGCTGCATTTTCTGATCGCTCATTCCGGTCTCCTTTGGTTGAACTTCTAGTGAAAAGTGGGCGAAATG GTAAAAACAATGGAAAAGGCTACTACTTGTATGAAAAGGGAAGCAAGCCAAAACCAGATCCATCAGTGCTTCCAATAATTGAGGAGTGTAGAAGGGTTACCAATGTTATGCCTGGTGGAAAG CCGATCTCTGTTAGTGACAACGAAATTGTAGAGATGATACTCTTTCCGGTGGTGAATGAGGCATGTCGTGTGATGGATGAAGGAGTTGTAGTACGAGCATCAGACCTTGACATTGCATCTGTTCTTGGAATGAGTTTCCCTTCTTACAG GGGgggtattgtattttggggtgATACTGTTGGGCCTAACCATATCTACACAAGTCTGAAGAAATGGTCAGAACTCTATGGTAGCTTCTATAAACCTTCAAGGTTTTTGGAAGAAAGGGCAACAAAAGGCATACCGCTG AGTGCAGCTGCGTCAACATCTCCAGGTTCAAGGTCACGGCTTTAG